In a genomic window of Nostoc sp. UHCC 0870:
- the rpsF gene encoding 30S ribosomal protein S6 produces MSIVYETLYILRPDLTDEQVELAIAKYQNLLKDQGADNIEIQNRGKRRLAYEINRHRDGIYIQVNYTGPGTVIAPLERAMRLSEDVIRYLTTKQEVSEVQAEEVAVTA; encoded by the coding sequence ATGTCCATAGTTTACGAAACACTATATATTCTGCGCCCAGACCTGACAGATGAACAGGTAGAGTTAGCGATCGCTAAATATCAGAACTTGCTCAAGGATCAAGGTGCTGATAACATCGAAATCCAAAACCGTGGCAAGCGTCGTCTTGCCTATGAAATTAACAGGCATCGTGATGGCATCTATATTCAAGTAAACTACACTGGGCCTGGAACAGTGATTGCTCCCTTAGAACGCGCTATGCGTTTGAGCGAAGACGTAATTCGCTACCTGACAACTAAGCAAGAAGTTTCCGAGGTTCAAGCCGAGGAAGTTGCTGTCACCGCTTAA
- a CDS encoding glycosyltransferase family 4 protein — MPAQIYHLIAFLVAAVVVLWTTPDVKNIGIRSGRVDKPGDRKIHDRPMVRLGGVSIFAGTMLSLMIVWWLGGFANLPPEKEWQIWGVTVGGLGFFLIGLADDLLSLSPLTRLLIQIVVAAGAWKAGVSIDFITVPTVGIVDLNWLSLPITVVWLVGMVNAINWIDGLDGLAAGVSGIAAVVMLLVSLFMHQPAAALIAAALAGAALGFLRYNFNPAQIFMGDGGSYFMGFTLASVGVIGLVKIPAFTAVLLPYLILAVPIVDMSAVILARLRRGKRPWVADKCHLHHRLLQAGLSHRWSVLFIYSLTLWVGSLALGVAGVPSSIGYICAATSLLSYVIWRVRKFSQQK; from the coding sequence ATGCCTGCTCAGATTTATCATCTGATCGCTTTCCTAGTCGCCGCAGTAGTCGTTCTCTGGACTACACCTGATGTCAAAAATATTGGTATTAGAAGTGGACGTGTAGATAAACCTGGCGATCGCAAAATTCATGACCGTCCGATGGTACGCCTGGGAGGAGTTTCTATCTTCGCAGGCACAATGCTATCTTTAATGATTGTTTGGTGGTTGGGTGGCTTTGCCAATCTGCCCCCTGAGAAAGAATGGCAAATATGGGGCGTTACTGTAGGTGGTCTTGGCTTTTTTTTGATTGGTTTAGCCGATGACTTATTAAGTCTATCGCCTCTCACACGGCTGCTGATACAAATTGTTGTTGCAGCAGGTGCATGGAAAGCAGGTGTCAGCATAGATTTTATAACCGTTCCTACCGTTGGTATAGTTGACCTCAACTGGCTAAGTTTGCCCATCACAGTAGTTTGGTTAGTCGGGATGGTGAACGCCATCAACTGGATTGATGGATTAGACGGTTTAGCGGCTGGGGTTTCTGGGATTGCGGCTGTAGTCATGCTATTGGTGTCCTTATTTATGCACCAACCAGCAGCAGCCTTAATTGCTGCGGCTTTAGCTGGCGCAGCTTTAGGATTTCTACGCTATAACTTCAACCCTGCTCAAATCTTTATGGGGGATGGGGGGTCATATTTTATGGGTTTCACCTTAGCCTCTGTAGGTGTCATAGGTTTAGTCAAAATCCCTGCTTTCACTGCCGTTCTTTTGCCATACTTGATTTTGGCAGTCCCCATTGTAGATATGTCCGCAGTGATTTTGGCGCGTCTGCGACGAGGTAAACGCCCTTGGGTTGCAGATAAATGTCATCTACATCACCGACTCTTACAAGCTGGTTTATCCCATCGCTGGTCAGTATTATTCATTTACTCTCTTACCTTGTGGGTGGGAAGTCTGGCGTTAGGTGTGGCTGGTGTACCCAGCAGCATTGGTTATATCTGTGCAGCTACTTCGCTATTAAGTTACGTTATTTGGCGAGTTCGCAAATTCTCCCAACAAAAATAA
- a CDS encoding type II toxin-antitoxin system VapC family toxin: MIILDTHIWIWWVDNNARLNQKYLNWIEEYRSQGLGVSLISCWEVAKLVENRKLAFSISVEDWLTAALAYPGVQLLEITIPIIVESTKLIGFHRDPSDQIIVATARIYGCPLLTADAKILAYPGVQTLKS; the protein is encoded by the coding sequence ATGATAATTTTAGATACCCATATTTGGATTTGGTGGGTAGATAATAATGCGCGACTAAATCAAAAATATCTCAATTGGATTGAAGAATATCGATCTCAAGGACTTGGAGTTAGCCTGATTTCTTGTTGGGAAGTTGCCAAACTAGTTGAGAATCGCAAACTTGCTTTCTCAATTTCCGTTGAGGATTGGTTAACAGCCGCTTTAGCTTACCCAGGAGTGCAACTACTTGAAATAACAATACCCATTATCGTTGAATCAACCAAACTCATAGGTTTTCACCGAGATCCATCTGATCAAATCATAGTAGCCACTGCGAGAATTTACGGGTGTCCGTTACTCACGGCTGACGCAAAAATTCTGGCATATCCTGGCGTGCAAACTCTTAAATCATAG
- a CDS encoding bifunctional serine/threonine-protein kinase/formylglycine-generating enzyme family protein: MPQPGDILRSRYKIIKILGSGGFGDTYLAQDIDLPGKPKCVVKHLKPNPDPKVLEIVRRLFDSEAQVLYRLGNDSDQIPRLFAHFEEQGEFYLVQEFIDGQDLSHEIIPGEKLTEIAAIKLLQEILEILAVVHKQNIIHRDIKPQNLMRRQQDGKIVLIDFGAVKEVEAMTVNTQGQTSLSVAIGSLGYMPSEQAAGRPKLSSDVYAVGMLGIQALTGLQPNELPKDPNDDEVIWRNRANVTEKLADALNKMVSYYFRDRYLSAVEALAAIKLLQPPPQKRVTPTIPIPQPRQRQTPPTVPTPQPQQRQVTPPPQPKPQQQQQAPPPTSTPTKIITPNWSRRKVIQTVGFAGAGLGLAIVVPRLWQSNSQFVEDLGNGVSLEMVQIPGGTFTMGSPAGEAERSSDESPQHEVTVPGFFMGKYEITQEQYQAIMGTNPANFKGEKRPVEGVSWDDAVEFCEKLSQKTGKPYRLPSEAEWEYACRAGTTTPFYFGETITTDLVNYNGNFPYGAAPKGEYREQTTNVGIFPPNSFGLYDMCGNIWEWCEDVYNDSYRGAPTDGSAWLTSSDNNRKLMSGGSWGDGAGYCRSAIRLGRWRANRYNAVGFRVVAVAVA; the protein is encoded by the coding sequence ATGCCTCAGCCCGGCGACATCCTCCGCAGCCGCTATAAAATCATTAAAATTCTCGGAAGTGGGGGATTTGGTGACACCTACCTAGCCCAAGATATAGACCTACCCGGAAAGCCGAAGTGTGTAGTCAAACACCTCAAACCCAATCCCGACCCCAAAGTATTAGAAATCGTTAGAAGATTATTTGACAGTGAAGCTCAAGTATTATACCGTCTAGGCAACGATAGCGACCAAATACCAAGGCTATTTGCCCACTTTGAAGAACAAGGGGAATTTTATCTAGTCCAAGAATTTATCGACGGTCAAGACTTAAGCCATGAAATCATTCCCGGTGAAAAGTTAACAGAAATAGCAGCCATTAAACTATTACAAGAAATATTAGAAATATTAGCAGTAGTTCACAAACAGAACATCATTCACCGCGACATCAAACCCCAAAACTTAATGCGTCGCCAGCAAGATGGTAAAATAGTGCTAATTGACTTTGGTGCAGTGAAAGAAGTTGAAGCCATGACGGTGAACACCCAAGGTCAAACAAGTTTGAGTGTAGCCATTGGTAGTCTTGGTTATATGCCCAGCGAACAAGCAGCCGGACGACCGAAATTATCAAGTGATGTTTACGCTGTGGGGATGTTAGGGATTCAAGCGTTAACAGGCTTACAACCCAACGAACTACCAAAAGACCCCAATGACGACGAGGTGATTTGGCGCAATCGGGCAAATGTCACTGAGAAGTTGGCAGATGCGTTAAATAAGATGGTGAGTTATTACTTTCGGGATAGATATCTTTCAGCAGTGGAGGCGTTGGCAGCAATTAAATTACTACAGCCACCCCCGCAAAAACGAGTAACGCCAACTATACCAATACCACAACCACGACAGCGACAAACACCGCCAACTGTACCCACACCACAACCACAACAGCGACAAGTAACGCCACCGCCACAACCTAAACCACAACAGCAACAACAAGCACCACCGCCAACATCTACACCTACAAAAATAATTACCCCAAATTGGTCACGACGCAAGGTAATACAAACAGTTGGGTTTGCGGGTGCTGGGTTGGGTTTAGCAATTGTAGTGCCACGTCTCTGGCAATCTAATTCACAATTCGTTGAAGACTTAGGGAATGGTGTCAGCTTAGAAATGGTGCAGATACCAGGGGGGACATTTACAATGGGTTCACCAGCAGGGGAAGCAGAACGAAGCTCAGATGAAAGTCCCCAGCATGAGGTAACAGTTCCCGGCTTCTTCATGGGGAAATATGAAATCACCCAGGAACAGTATCAAGCAATTATGGGGACAAATCCTGCTAACTTCAAAGGTGAGAAAAGACCAGTAGAAGGAGTCAGTTGGGATGATGCGGTAGAGTTTTGTGAAAAATTGAGTCAAAAGACAGGAAAACCCTACAGGCTACCCAGCGAAGCGGAATGGGAATACGCTTGTCGTGCAGGGACAACCACACCATTTTATTTTGGGGAAACCATTACTACAGATTTAGTTAATTATAACGGTAACTTTCCCTACGGTGCTGCACCCAAAGGTGAATATCGTGAACAAACAACAAATGTAGGAATATTTCCGCCGAACTCTTTCGGTTTATATGATATGTGTGGTAATATATGGGAATGGTGCGAAGATGTATATAATGATAGCTACCGAGGGGCACCGACAGATGGTAGTGCGTGGTTGACAAGTAGCGATAATAACAGAAAGCTGATGAGTGGCGGTTCTTGGGGCGACGGTGCTGGGTATTGCAGGTCTGCTATTCGCCTTGGGCGCTGGCGCGCAAACCGGTACAACGCTGTTGGTTTTCGCGTGGTTGCTGTGGCTGTGGCGTGA
- the glyA gene encoding serine hydroxymethyltransferase, protein MTRTNSDLLATSDPAIAELINQELQRERDHLELIASENFTSAAVLAAQGSVLTNKYAEGLPGKRYYGGCEFIDKIEQIAIDRAKQLFGAAHANVQPHSGAQANFAVFLTLLEPGDKIMGMDLSHGGHLTHGSPVNVSGKWFQVRHYGVSQQTEQLDYEQIRELALRERPKLLICGYSAYPRIIDFEKFRAIADEVGAYLLADIAHIAGLVASGLHPNPIPYCDVVTTTTHKTLRGPRGGLILTRDAELGKKLDKSVFPGTQGGPLEHVIAGKAVAFGEALKPEFTTYSRQVIENARALANQLQNRGLKLVSDGTDNHLMLVDLRSIDMTGKKADQLVSQVNITANKNTVPFDPQSPFVTSGLRLGSPAMTTRGMGVTEFTEIGNIIADRLLNPESEAVAQDCQRRVAALCDRFPLYPHLEIPVPALA, encoded by the coding sequence GTGACTAGGACAAATTCAGACTTACTTGCTACCTCCGATCCCGCGATCGCAGAATTAATTAATCAAGAACTCCAACGTGAACGCGACCACTTGGAATTAATCGCCAGTGAAAACTTCACCTCTGCGGCTGTACTGGCGGCTCAGGGTTCAGTCCTAACCAATAAATACGCCGAAGGTTTACCCGGTAAGCGTTACTACGGCGGTTGCGAATTTATTGACAAAATTGAGCAAATAGCAATTGACCGAGCCAAACAGCTATTTGGTGCGGCTCATGCTAACGTGCAGCCCCACTCTGGCGCACAGGCGAATTTTGCTGTTTTCCTGACATTGTTAGAACCAGGGGACAAAATCATGGGGATGGATTTGTCTCATGGTGGACATCTCACCCACGGTTCACCGGTGAATGTGTCGGGTAAATGGTTTCAAGTCCGTCACTACGGCGTAAGTCAACAGACAGAACAACTAGACTACGAGCAAATTCGTGAGCTGGCGTTGAGGGAACGTCCCAAGCTCTTGATTTGTGGTTATTCTGCCTATCCTCGCATCATTGACTTTGAAAAATTCCGCGCTATTGCAGATGAAGTTGGTGCTTACCTACTAGCTGATATTGCCCACATTGCTGGTTTAGTCGCCAGTGGCTTACATCCTAACCCCATTCCTTATTGTGATGTCGTCACCACCACCACCCATAAAACCCTACGCGGCCCCAGAGGTGGTTTAATTTTGACCCGTGATGCAGAACTGGGTAAAAAGTTAGATAAATCAGTTTTCCCAGGAACGCAAGGCGGCCCCCTAGAACACGTAATTGCAGGTAAAGCGGTTGCTTTTGGTGAAGCCTTAAAACCAGAATTTACAACTTATTCCAGGCAAGTAATTGAGAATGCCCGTGCTTTAGCGAATCAACTACAAAACCGGGGATTAAAACTGGTATCTGATGGTACAGATAACCATTTAATGCTCGTTGATTTGCGTTCTATTGATATGACAGGGAAGAAAGCAGATCAGTTAGTGAGTCAAGTAAATATTACCGCTAACAAAAATACCGTCCCCTTTGATCCCCAATCACCATTTGTCACCAGTGGTTTACGGTTAGGTTCTCCCGCCATGACAACACGGGGTATGGGAGTAACCGAATTTACCGAGATTGGTAATATTATTGCCGATCGCCTGCTCAACCCAGAATCAGAAGCCGTAGCTCAAGATTGTCAACGCCGGGTAGCCGCATTGTGCGATCGCTTCCCCTTATATCCGCACTTGGAGATTCCCGTACCAGCCTTAGCATAA
- a CDS encoding fumarylacetoacetate hydrolase family protein, which produces MAQRYVRVQNREGKIYYGLLQLSLNVQVLDAPPWLHGQPTELVLEADNYQILAPCAPSKIIAVGKNYADHAAEMGTLVPAEPLIFLKPPTSIIPSETAIKYPPQSQRVDYEGELALVIGDRACNCTLEEAQTKIWGYTIANDVTARDLQKKDGQWTRAKGFDSFCPLGPWIVRELNPGARLQTFVNDDSHPVQSAGIDQMVFPPDFLVSYISQVMTLLPGDVVLTGTPEGIGQLQVGDRVRIEIEGIGRLENTVVFR; this is translated from the coding sequence ATGGCCCAACGCTATGTGCGAGTTCAAAATCGAGAAGGAAAGATTTATTATGGGTTACTACAACTATCCTTGAACGTGCAGGTGCTTGATGCTCCACCTTGGTTACACGGACAACCCACAGAGCTAGTTTTAGAAGCTGACAACTACCAAATTCTTGCGCCTTGCGCTCCCTCGAAGATTATAGCAGTAGGCAAGAATTACGCAGACCATGCCGCAGAAATGGGAACTTTAGTACCTGCTGAACCATTGATTTTTCTGAAACCGCCAACATCGATCATTCCATCGGAGACAGCAATTAAGTATCCTCCTCAGTCGCAACGAGTAGACTATGAAGGGGAGTTAGCATTGGTAATTGGCGATCGCGCTTGTAACTGCACGCTAGAAGAAGCCCAAACTAAAATTTGGGGTTATACAATCGCCAATGATGTCACAGCTAGGGATTTACAAAAAAAAGATGGTCAATGGACGCGAGCCAAAGGTTTTGATTCTTTCTGTCCTCTAGGCCCTTGGATTGTGAGAGAATTAAATCCTGGGGCTAGATTGCAGACGTTTGTTAATGATGATTCCCATCCGGTGCAATCTGCGGGTATTGATCAGATGGTTTTTCCCCCTGATTTTTTAGTGTCTTATATTAGTCAGGTGATGACCTTATTACCTGGAGATGTGGTATTGACAGGTACACCAGAAGGTATCGGTCAATTACAAGTAGGCGATCGCGTCCGGATCGAAATTGAAGGTATCGGTCGCCTAGAAAACACTGTGGTGTTCCGTTAA
- a CDS encoding Tic20 family protein, with the protein MAWRGTTTIADRVFACLPYLLPIIDGLVFGSFLLRQFPFLQLLLLPLQPVLIVYGSLGQLGQLLVFFALFIFVVRNEKISHFIRFNTMQAILLDIVIFLCSILIRILTQIPNTGFAIETIANTIFLGIVAAVVYSVAQSLLGRYAEIPAISDAVYMQVR; encoded by the coding sequence ATGGCATGGCGCGGGACTACAACAATTGCCGATAGAGTTTTTGCTTGTTTACCTTATCTTTTGCCCATAATTGATGGTCTAGTCTTCGGGAGTTTTTTATTAAGACAATTTCCATTCCTACAATTATTGTTGTTACCTTTACAACCAGTATTAATAGTTTACGGTAGCTTAGGACAATTGGGTCAATTGCTCGTTTTCTTTGCCTTATTTATATTTGTGGTCAGAAACGAGAAGATTAGTCATTTTATTCGTTTCAACACAATGCAGGCAATTCTGCTAGACATTGTGATATTTTTGTGTAGTATTCTAATAAGAATATTGACACAAATTCCTAATACTGGTTTTGCAATCGAGACAATAGCAAACACGATCTTTCTAGGCATCGTAGCAGCAGTTGTCTATTCAGTTGCTCAGTCATTACTAGGACGTTATGCAGAAATTCCCGCCATTTCTGACGCGGTGTATATGCAGGTAAGGTAA
- a CDS encoding Npun_F5560 family protein produces the protein MSQTEIPNIQALSSEMSQLRQELQLRDQLVQQLSQELFRLVKGNTNFIPPRLEAEQDLTQLKALQEQLQAVEQQVTFYQEQITSRDVEIYQLRQSVQELTDRSRMLEQVVQELPQIYRRKFEERMTPVREKVATLQRENRQLQAELQSVSYRLALKTRTSSHSGIDLPNFPRPVSGQGNVSAVQNA, from the coding sequence GTGAGCCAAACTGAAATACCCAACATCCAAGCCCTATCTTCAGAAATGTCGCAGCTGCGCCAAGAGTTACAGCTACGTGATCAATTAGTGCAACAACTATCTCAAGAACTTTTCCGACTAGTCAAGGGCAACACTAATTTTATACCTCCCAGATTAGAGGCGGAACAGGATTTAACTCAGTTAAAAGCTTTGCAAGAACAGTTACAAGCTGTTGAACAGCAAGTTACTTTCTATCAAGAGCAAATCACATCACGAGATGTGGAAATTTACCAACTGCGCCAGTCAGTGCAAGAGTTAACTGACCGCAGCCGGATGTTAGAGCAAGTAGTACAAGAATTACCTCAAATTTACCGTCGTAAGTTTGAAGAGCGTATGACTCCAGTCAGAGAAAAAGTAGCTACCCTACAGAGAGAAAACCGTCAGCTACAAGCTGAACTCCAGAGTGTAAGTTATCGTTTGGCTCTGAAAACCCGTACTTCTAGTCATAGTGGAATTGATTTGCCCAACTTTCCTCGTCCAGTATCTGGACAAGGTAATGTTTCTGCTGTGCAGAATGCCTGA